The Clostridium sp. DL-VIII DNA window TTAGATATTTATAATATCCAGCTCTATATACATTTAATGTTTTATATGCCTTCTTGATGTTATATTTTTCTTGGTTTTCTTTTAGATATTGAAATCTTATTTGTTCTTTCGCTTCAAGAAGGCTTGGTATTTTTTTAATAGTTCTAATTCTTTCTTTGACCCGTTATTTTCTTGTTTCAGCTTCTTTATTTTATGCTGACATGAATAGAGTGCAGTCTCATCCACTCTCTCCGTATTCCTCGTATTCACTTATCTGACGGCATAAGGAATTAATAATGCTTCCGCCACGTCAGTAACAGACGTATTATCTTCCATAACTAATTTAACCGCTGCTATTTTAAATTGTTTGTCATAACTCCTTTTCATATTTTTATCTTATCTTGGTGTCTACTTTATTTTACTACTTCCAGTTCAATTTCCTTACCTGTAATTTAACCCATAACCTTCCACTGTATTGTTAAATAGGAAATGTAATTATCATTTGCGCTTATTTCATTTATAATCAAATTAATATACTCTAATTCATGCAAAATAACATGCATTCACATAGTATTCGAATAAATATTAACTAAAACAATCCAATAGTTTATAAAATTTAAATTCTATCATACTATGATATGAGATTAATCATATTAATATATAGCTCTATATGCAAATAAAGCTGCTGGAACTCTCTGTTTAGAGTGTAATCTATTTAAACACTACAAAGTAATTGCCAAAAATTATTATTACTCTTAGTAGGAGATATTTTATACTTTTTTGTAAATATTAGTGTACAAATACAATTACCAAATTTTAACATATTTCATGGTGGAGGCGAATCGTAATCAGCCTCCACACTATTATGTAACTACTCTATTTTACAATGCAGACACAGTAGTTTTACAGTATATGTAATTTGTACTTAACTAGTAAATCAAATTGCTTCTTAATTTGCTAGTCAAACAAATAACGCAACTGTAACACAACACAGATAAATTTTTTTAAAATGTTACATGATGAAATAAAATAAATAAATCTTAAAACCGCATAAAATAAAGCCTCCGAAGAGGCTATAAAATGCATTAAAATTCAAATCCACGACTCCAGGTACTTCTAAATTTTAGAAATATTTAACTTAAAATGACTTGCTTATCTAAATTCACTTTCTCCCAGCATTATATTTTACTATTATTATAATGCAATATATAATATAGTGTATGAAGAATTACTAAAAAGCTATTTTAATTACAAAATATAACTGTAAATAAAAGTAGCTGATAAAATGGCTAGTTATGAACAACTATCAAAATATAGTTTGAAAGCAATCATAAGTCTAGGATATGATAATGGAAGGCAAATAAAGACACGAAAACAAGGTTTTAAAAATAAAAAAGAAGCTGAAAAATGGGTTATAGAAACTTTGAGTCAAAAAAATAAAGAATATATTTCTCCAACTGAATCCAATATATTGTTAAAAGACTTTATAAATAAATGGTTTAAAGAGTATAAAATTAACACAATATCTCTTAATACAAGAACTAATTATAAATCTAGAACAGATACTCATATAATACCCAAATTAGGTCATTACAAGCTGAATAAAATTACTAATATGATTGTTCAAGATTTTTATAATAGCCTTATAAATGAAGGACAGAAACCTTCTAGTGCTAAAAAAATAATGGAGACATTAAGTAATTGTCTTAAGTATGCAAAAAAGAATAAATTAATATATAATCTACCCACTGGTTTCAGTTGAAAAACCTAAAATTGAATTTTGGAACAAAGATGAACTTGATTTTTTCTTAAATGAAATTAAAGATACTTACATTTATACTCCTATTTTTATAGAATTATTAACCGGATTAAGATGGTGCGATATTAATTTTAATACTGGATATTTAACTGTAAAACATCAAGTTGTAAATGATAGAGTAAATAATACTTTAATTTTTACAGATAAATTAAAAACTCCAACAAGCTACAGAACCATAAGCTTGCCAAATATATTAACTAATTATCTAAAATCGATCAAATGTGATTGTACTGATACCGACTTTATAGTTTTAAGTAGAGATGGAACTTTGTGTAATCCTTGTAATTTATCAATGAATTTTTCTGGTGCAGTATCTAAATATAAATTATCTTTAGAAGAATTTAATAAATCTAACCCAGATAAAAATATAAATAACTATAGACAATTAAAACAAATAACATTTCATGCTCTTAGACATACTCACGCTACATTATTAATATTTAATGGTGAAAATATAAAAGTAGTCTCTGAAAGACTTGGTCATAAAAGCATAACAGAAACAGTAGACACATATACACACATAATGAATGACATGAAAAATAACACTGCTTCATTGCTTGATAATATATTCAAATATAATCCCCAAATAAGACCATTTTTAGAAATTATAAATGGCTTAACCCTTGCGGTTAAGCCATTCTCTCTTGTGCATTGGTACTCTCAGCGGGATACGTTAAGTATATTCAACTATGTTCATCTATATTGATTTACGTTTTTCTACATGTGATATTTACTTGGTTTACGCACATTTCAATATTGATTTAATATTATCTAAATTCCCCCTCATATTTGCAAAGTGTCCCCTTTTATTAATTCTTATAAAATAAAAAATTAGCTCCGACAAAATACTAGTAAAACAGTAAATAGTTTAATTATTGCTTATAATTTTTTACTTGTAATTTTTTATTATGAAGTAAATTTGAATCGACTACCGTAGTAGATTGTAAAAAACGTACGTAATCGTTAGTTTGCTCAAATACTTTATACCCAGCACTTTTTAATAATTCAATTTCCTTTTTAAACTCTTCAATTAAAGTATCTTCGCGATATATTTCGATTGATTCTCTAATTACCATCCAAGCCCCACCTTTATATAAAATATTATTAATTATCTGTATTGAATTGTTCTTTTTTCATACTCATGTTTATATATATATATCTAAATTTTTACTGGCAATTATCACCTCGTTAGAACTCAGTCCATATATTTCAATTGATTTATGTAGATTTGCTCTAGCTTTTTCCATAGCTTGGTCAAACTTAGATAAATCTTCATCATTTTTCAATTTTAATTCCCTCATTTTTCCCCGTATATTATCTCCTTATTTTTCTTAAATGCTTGTTCCGAGGTCAATTATATAGATATATTTAATTTTTCACAAATTTAAAAAAGTTTAACCAAATCCACTTGAATTCAGTTAAACTTTTTCCATTTTTTACATTAAACTTTGTAGTATTTTTTTGTTACTTACCTTATTATTACTGCGCATCGTATGTGTCTAAATGATACATATTGTTTTGTGTCATGCTAGACACTGTGTTATTTTTAGTATGTGTAGTTTTTGTTGAAGCAAATGCAACATTTGTTAATAACATTGACATTGCTATTACTGCTAGTACAATTTTTTTCACAAAATTCACCCCCTTCAAAAGTTGAATCAATCCGACAAACACTTGGTTTAACATTGTCGTATAATAATATAAATTGCGATATTTTCTAAATTTTTTTAATATTTTTCATTTTTTCTCTTGATTTTTTATAAAAATATATACTTTTTTCTTCATTTCGACTTCTATAATATTCTCCAATCTCTGAATAAATTAAAGAATAATCTATATTTAATTCTTTTGCTCTATCTACTATTAGCATTAAATTTTCTTTATCATCTTTTTTTATATAAATAAGCACCAACTCATAAATTATTTTTTCAATTAAATTTAATTTCTCTCTATCTTTTTGTTCACATATCTCTAACGCCTGTAAAAGATACGTTTCAAACTCTTCATGTAATTTTTGAAGTATTTTGCTTGCAAAATATAGATATTCTCCACGGTCTTCATTATTTTGATTATACTCCAAAGATTCTTTGATATACATTAAAGCTGACTTGTAATTTTTTTTATTAACGTATAATTCAGATAAATTTCTATAAATCATAGATATAATGTTTTTATCATCATATTTCATAGCTATATTTAGTGCTTCCTTGTATTCTTTTTCTGCTTCGTCAAACTTATGATAATCATTCAAACAATTAGCATGATTCATTTTCACTTTTAATAACATGCTACAATCATTAATTTCAAATTGCTTTAGTCTTTTAAAATATTCTAAAGAGCTATCATACTCACCTAGTTTTTTATATGTAGTTGACTTATAATACAGTATCATTATAGAAAGTTTATCTTCCATTATGAGATTATTTAGTTTTTCTGCGTAATCTAATTGTTGTAATGCTTTACCGTAATTCTCAGTAAATATATTATTTCTGGATTTATATATATAAAAAGTCACTTCCTCGAAACTATTTTGAGAATTAATACTTATCTTTAATCCAATATCACACATATAATCACTTTTAGCATAACTATGTTTATAATAGTAAAAATCAGCAGATAATTTATACAACTCTATCTTATTATTATCCATAATGTTATAATTTTCAATTAATTCTTCAGCTTTCAATAACTTTTCGTCAAATATATATATTTCTTTAATTTCTCTTAATTCATTAATAATATTAGTCAAAATATGATTTGCTTGTTGATATTCATCTTGCATAAGTTCCTCTGGCGTAATTAATGATAGATTTATTCCTTTCTTTTTCACAATTTTATTAAAATTTTCAGCAATTCCTATAGCTAAGCCTACTGTTAGATTCCGTTTATTATTTTCAATTTTGCTTAGCCAAGTTGTTGTACATATGCCTTGTGAAATTTCCTCTTGAGTTGCCCCAAGTATATTTATTCTGTATTTCTTTATTCTTTCATTAGGTGATAGAATTTCATTATCAAACATTTATGTTTTCCCCTCTCTCTTTACAGAGATGCTAAAAACTAAACGAAAAATTTACACATCATGTAATTTTATTTTATATCGTAGACATTATTACATAAATGTAATACAATTACATTGCTAGCATTCAGTTGTTAGTTCTCTTTATACTCTGCAATGACTTGATTTGGTTGTCTAACATTGCAGAGTTTATTATTTATTTTTTAAAAACTTGTTTCATACTAAATTCATTATTCGTATTGCTAGAAAATATCTATGGAGTAAATTAACAAAACATCATTTAAATATAATTCAATATTTAACATATATTTCTATATATAAGTATACTACATTATTGGAGATTACTATTCAATAACTCCTCTATAAAATAACTATTTTTTGGTATCAAAAAACCATGATCCTAACGTATTTTTTAACTCATTACATTTACTTAATGGTAAGAATTGAGTCTCAATCCACATACCTTTATTATTGCCCTCACGTAACACGTAACCCCTAGAAAATACTTCAAGACACATTTTATTAACACCATCATAATTTGATGAATCTGGCGGTAAATAGTTCGTAACTATGTAACCTTTTTAGTTATCTGTAGTTGGTTCAATCGGTATATTTGGATCAATGGAATTACAAAATCTATAAACTAGTTGATCCCATGAATAATTATTATAAATTGATATATCTGTTTGACTGTCACAAAAACAATTCACAAATCTGATAAGAAGAACTGGAACTAGAGGGACATGAAGTTATAAATCTTAGTAGTAAAATAAATGTTCCTAGTATCAGAGAAGTTCCTGCAAATGCTCTACACGAAATACCTATAGTATATTTACTAAGAGGTAAGCCTGAAAATAATAGTAATATAATACTAAAATACATTAGACTCCTTGATCCATCTGAATGTACTGCTGAAGGCAGTATTAAAACACGCGTATATGATGTTGCTAAAGGCGAACATATTTCATTAAAAAAGAAGAAAAAAGAGATTCCAGTGGTAGCATTATAGTTTGAGATTTTGTGTCGTCGAGATTACAACGAATAGATTCTCGAATTGTTAACCATTATGGGAACATATTCACCCATGAAGTTAAAACTTCTTCTAAAATGTTAGAAAAAGTTCAGTGGGGAAGTCCTGCTATTACGTTACTTGAACCTGCAATTGATAATTTCGTAAATCCTAATACCTGTGATGTTGTAGAGTCAAAAGAATTACGTTATAAAGTTCATAAATATATTAATTCTATATATACTGAATATAATGATATGAATCTATTTGAATTTGAAGTTGCTGAAGCACTTGATAAAACCGATAACATATGGTATAGCCAAGCACATCTAAAGGCTACAGTATTCCTATACCAATATATGAGGCAGATATCGCACACTTTAGACCCAATTTTATACTCTGGGGTGATGAAACTATATAGGCTATCGATCCTAAGGAAAGCATTTGCTGATACTGCTATTACTACAAAAATGCTAGACTTAAGTGATATAGGAATTCAAATTGCATTTATTCTAGAATGATCATACTCAAAAAGCAGAGACACCTGGACCAAAGATGGAAAAACTGGTGTAACTTTAATCAGAAGATATTTAGGTGATGCACGAGCAAAGCAATTTAAAAGCATTGATGCGTTACTACTAGATTTAAATTAGACTGTGGGAGCATAAATATATAAGTGATAAAGTCTATCATTTTTAAAATAATATGGCACTTATTTTAGTACATTAAGACTCAATTTCAAGCTAAATTGTATGATTTATACATTATTTTAAATACAGTCAGTACCACCCGCAAAACGTAACACCAACAATTTAAGAAATTAATAGTAAATTCCTTTTGAAACGAATTATAATAAAAGTAACAATCATGCATATCCTAATTTTATTTTAAGGAGGCATATGATTATGGTTAATACTTTTGTAAAAAGACTAGATACTTCATATAAATTAATTTTTTCTGAAGAAATGAAGACTATTAGTAGAGGAAATAATCCTAATATTTTTCAAAGAAAAAGACTTATGCCATTATCTGATATATTATTATATTCTTTGAATAAACAAGGATTAAATACTGATTTTGAATTAAGAAAATATTTTATATTTCAAAAAGGTCTAAATGAAGTAAATATAACAAAAGAAGCTTACTTAAAGCAAAGAAGAAAGTTAAATCCAGAAATGTTTAAAGTTTTAAACGCTTATTATATTTCAAACTTTTATAACTGTTGCAAAAATGAAGTAAAGAAATTTAAAGGATATCTAATTTTTTGCAATTGATGGTACTGATTTTGAAATTCCGAATACTAAAATTAATAGCGATTACTTTGGAAGAAGTGCTAATGGGAGAACGCAAAATACAGCACGAGCTACTGCATCAGGTATGCATTATTTAGAAAATGATTTTTTTGTTGATATTTCAATTAAACCTTATAAAACAAGTTAAATTGAAATGGCAAAAGAAAATATTTTAAAGTTAAAACAAATTATTGATTATAAAAAAATACTAGTTATGTTAGATCGTAATTACCCATCTATAGAACTCTTTGATTTCTTAGAAAATAATAATATTAAATTTGTTGTTAGAATCAAAAAAACTGATTATAAACAAGAACAATTTTTCTTTAGTAATGATGATGACTTAGTAAATTAAAAAGAAAATATCCAGAGTTTTGTTCTAGAATAAAACCTAAAAAAGCATTACATTAAGAATGGTTAAGGTAAAAATTAGTGATAAAACATATGAAGTGTTATTGACAAATTTGTTATAAGAAGAATTTAATACTAACGATATTTCGCAATTATATGGAAGAATATAGGGCATTGAAATATCTTATAATACTTTGAAAAATAAAATTAAAATAGAATCATTTGCAGGATTTCTCCCTAGTTTTGTTTATCAAGATTTTTTTGCACAAATGTTCATATATAATATTTTGCAATATGCATTACATTTAGTTAATTCTAAGCTAAAAGAAATACTTTATAAAAAACAAGTGATGCATAATAAGAATTATAAAAATAATAAGAATATAAATAAAAATAATTCAATAGGACTTTTAAAAGAAAAGTTAATAAAAATAATGATGACAGTAAATGATACAATACGGGGTAATGAATATATAAAACTAATTGCAGAGATGTTAAAATACATTTCTGAAGTCGTCCTGAAAAACCTTCAAACGTAATGATTAAGAATCTATCAAATAAGTATAGTCTTAATTTGAAATCAAGTTTTTAAATATTATAAATTTAAATATTAAGCAAAGAAAAAATTTTGATTCTTTTCTTTGCTTAATAGAGTAGTGCAAATTTTCTAACAATATAAATTATTGTTAGAGTTAATAAAAAAAATTACAATTATGCTAAGTTGTTGGTGTTACGCTTAGCAGATGGTTTTTTCACGCTAAAGCACATAATAAAAATACTCGAATTATAATCATTCTATGTTATAATCCGAGTATCCCTCATTTATATAATTGTATAATTAGTACCTAAATAGTAAATTAAGAAGTATCTTGATTATTAGGATCAACTGGTGGTACTACTCCTACTCCCTTTCGTGACCTAATAGAAAATTCTGTTCTTTCAACTGGAAAGTCTTCATATACACCATTGAGTTCATGGGTAAGTTTATATTTGCATATAGGGCATAAATCCCCTTCAATTTGTACTCCAAGCATTTCTTGAAATTTTGGTCTCAAATGCTTTGGAAGAAGATGAAGGGGTTCTTCATGCATTGGACAGCCTTTTAATGAATATACTGATTCACACTCTTCTAATGCAGACTTTAAGCTTTCAACTATTGAAGACTTACCAGCACCAACTGGTCCTACAAGATATAAAACTTGTCTTGACTCTTCCCCTTTCATTGCTGCAGATTTAAAGTAACTAACTAATTTCATTATAACTTTATCAATACCATAAAAATCATCCTTAAAAAATCCATATTTTCTTATTAAATCATTTCCGTAGATTTTTCGAATTTTAGGATTTTCATCAGCTTTTAATTCTTCTACTCCCTTGCTTACAATCATGTCATAAATCCTTTTATGAGCAAGTTTAACTACTTCTGGATTTTCTTTAACAATATCTAAATAATCGAGAAAACTTCCTTCAAACTTTTGGGTGCTATACTTTTCTCTATCTGTTTCTATAAATTCTTTAAAGTTCATACTCATAAACACTCCTCCTCCTTTATACCTAAAATATATTCACTTAATCGGAGTCATTATGACTACTTTTTTTAAATACTTCCTTTTTATTGCATCAAATATATATGTATAATAATAATAACTATAGAATATTCTTACATCTACAGCATCTATTTCATTGAGCACTTTATTTGTATTATAATTTTATTTCAAGCATTGCATGCAAATGTTAATTTTTTGTCGTATAGTCTATGTACACGATAGATGACTACTAAAAACAAACCAATTATTATTTCTTATTTATTACCTTAAATATTATATAAGAAACTTATTAAACGCAAAAAGTCCTATGCACACTGCATAGGACTATACAAAAAATGATTTTATTAATAATAAGTTTACTTATACCATTATCATTTTAATCAAAAGTTTTTGGAATGAATTCAGAATCTTTAGCCTTAGGTTCCCCAAAAACTGCTTTTACACTTTCAGCTTGTGGATTATGATTTAATGTTTTATGCTTATTTGTATGTTTTCTTTTCATACCATTATCCATTTATATCACACTCCTAATCCTATAAATCTTAATATGAACTTATATACTATCTATAAATAACCATATTTATAGCTTCTTTATGTTGACTTTATCAGCTATCTAAATAATAGTATGTACTTTTAATATTATTTTATACGAAATAATACTCTTCTAAAATTTAATCTTCTATTATTTTTTTTATTTCATCTATTGGAGCTTTTATTGTAAAAATAATATCTTCATCAATTTTTAATTTGCTTTCATTTTCATTTATCTTTATTTGATTAATAGTTAAATTATTGGAACGAAGTTCCTTATATCTTGTGCTTGATATATTTACACTAAATTTTTTATCCTTACTTCCAGTGATTTTTACAATTGTTCCGTTTTCATTAAGTTCGTTTTTAATATTTATGTCTATAATATTATCTTTTCCTCCGCAGCCAGCCTTTATATCACCAGGAACTTTTAATATGCTTGTTTCACCAGTAATTGTCATCCATCCACCGCTCAAATTAAGTTTAATCAATACAGTTAATTTATATCTTTCTTCTAATTTTTTTAAAGCTTTACCTAATTCATACACATTTAATTCTAATTCCATCTTAACCTCCTAATTTAGCATATATTTCATTTTATCATAAATAGATTTACATATAATCAATATATTGCACAATATTCATACACTCATTAATTTATCATAGCGAATTTAAATAATAAAATCATTAATTTTAATTATCAATACTAAAAATATTAATAATATTAAATTTAAATATATATTAAAAGGACATATCAAATATTTTTTTGATATATCCTCTTCTATTTTTTATAAGTGATCTTTTTCCTTATGTGGAGGTGCACCTATTTTTTTACCATCAATAATTCCAAGATCAGAATTGCCTTTTGGATCCATTTTTCTTCTTTCTGCATTGGATTTAGGTCTATCTTTCATTCTATTTTTGTTATTATCCATTTGCATCACCTCATTCATTAGGTTATACATTTCATCTTATTTTATACTTATGTTCCTTATTATTTTTACGAAAATACGTTTAATTAGTTTTAGGCACATGAAAATAAATAACAAGTCCAAAGTTGACATGGATTTTTCATCAGGCAAGAAAGCAAATTGCCCTCATAATTGGCCTATTAGGTCAATTTGCTGCCGTAGGATGATGGAAAATAGGCTGGCAAATGGACTTGTTATTTATTTGATTGTGCCTTATACCTTATTCTTCTGAAGTTAATACAAAATTGCTTTTTACATAACCTTCAATTTGAATTTACAATTCGTAACTATTAGAGTATACTCTAACATATAAAATATAAAATGAAAGAAAGGAATATAAATCATGGGATACAGTATTGCTGAAGTTTCTGAAAAGACTCATCTAACACCACACACACTTAGATATTATGAAAAAGAAGGCTTATTACCTTTTGTAGAACGTAGTGATTCAGGTAACAGAAATTTTAAAGAAGAAGACTTAGAAATGTTAGAACTTATTTGCTGCCTAAAAAATACAGGAATGCCATTAAAGAAAATTAAAGACTATATTCAATTATGCATCCAAGGTAATAGTACTGTTGAAATTCGTAGAGAGATATTTCTAAAACATAGAGAAGACGTCTTAAATCAAATGGCTGAATTACAGAAAAATCTTGATAAAATTAACTGTAAAATTGATCATTATGATTCTGTTTACAATAAATACAGACAAGTCATCCAAAGAGCAGCTAAGTAAAATTTTTTTCACCTTTAAAAATAAAAAAATATATTGAAGCATATTATATTGTGTTATTTTTCAAAGAATATAATATAATATAATATGCTTCAGTAAAAATCCCCCACTAAAATGTGGCTTCTATTTTTTCTTTTGGTTTACTTCTCATAAATACAACTAATAGCAATGCAATTCCAGTTGCAACAGTTGCTCCTGAAATAGCATAATCTATCCCATCAACATAAGCCTGCCTATAAATAAATTGAATAATTGTATATATTGTTGTGCTATTTGCATCAACTTGTGAATATGCGTTTTGAGTATATAAGCCTATAATTTGATTAATAACTCCACTTGCTGCTATGTTGAATGGTGTTATCTGCTCTGACAATCTTTCATAATTCAAATCACATCTGCTCTGTATCATGGTTGTCATAATTGTCACCCCTAAAGCTCCTGCAATCTGCTTAATCGTATTGTTTAGAGAAGATGCTTGTCCTGCAAGTTTAAGCTCAACAGCATTTAAACCAAATGTTGTTACAGGCATGAAGGAAAGTCCTATTCCTATACTGCGTGCTGTCATTATTGTCTCTATATAAAGCTTACTCGTATCTACATCTATAAATGCCAGCTTATATGAAGTAACCATTAGCAATGCTACTCCAATAATACATGGAATTTTCGCACCAATTTTATCAAAGAGCTTGCCACTGATAGGCATCATAAGTGCTTGTCCAAGGGCAGATGGCAATAAAATTATACCTGTCTCCATAGCCGTATATCCTCTTATGTTTTCTAAAAATACCGGCATAACATACATTCCTCCCATCAATGCAAACATTAATATACTTTGGATTATTTGACTTATTCCAAAATCAAAATTTTTTAAAACACGTAATTCCATTAATGGGTTTTCATTACCTAATTCATTTATTATAAATAGTATTGCACAAAAAGTTCCAACCACTATTAAAATCGGATTTTTTATATCTTCCCAATCTATATTCGCCCCCTCACCTAGAACATATAATATACTAACCATAGCTATAGTAGAAGTTATAAATCCAATA harbors:
- a CDS encoding transposase; translation: MKRSYDKQFKIAAVKLVMEDNTSVTDVAEALLIPYAVR
- a CDS encoding aspartyl-phosphate phosphatase Spo0E family protein yields the protein MKNDEDLSKFDQAMEKARANLHKSIEIYGLSSNEVIIASKNLDIYI
- a CDS encoding tetratricopeptide repeat protein, whose product is MFDNEILSPNERIKKYRINILGATQEEISQGICTTTWLSKIENNKRNLTVGLAIGIAENFNKIVKKKGINLSLITPEELMQDEYQQANHILTNIINELREIKEIYIFDEKLLKAEELIENYNIMDNNKIELYKLSADFYYYKHSYAKSDYMCDIGLKISINSQNSFEEVTFYIYKSRNNIFTENYGKALQQLDYAEKLNNLIMEDKLSIMILYYKSTTYKKLGEYDSSLEYFKRLKQFEINDCSMLLKVKMNHANCLNDYHKFDEAEKEYKEALNIAMKYDDKNIISMIYRNLSELYVNKKNYKSALMYIKESLEYNQNNEDRGEYLYFASKILQKLHEEFETYLLQALEICEQKDREKLNLIEKIIYELVLIYIKKDDKENLMLIVDRAKELNIDYSLIYSEIGEYYRSRNEEKSIYFYKKSREKMKNIKKI
- a CDS encoding CPC_1213 family protein codes for the protein MDNGMKRKHTNKHKTLNHNPQAESVKAVFGEPKAKDSEFIPKTFD
- a CDS encoding MerR family transcriptional regulator — encoded protein: MGYSIAEVSEKTHLTPHTLRYYEKEGLLPFVERSDSGNRNFKEEDLEMLELICCLKNTGMPLKKIKDYIQLCIQGNSTVEIRREIFLKHREDVLNQMAELQKNLDKINCKIDHYDSVYNKYRQVIQRAAK
- a CDS encoding DHA2 family efflux MFS transporter permease subunit, which produces MEEKTKDTSNKWSMITVLIIGSFMASLDTSIVNIAIPKIMSVFGASLEDVKWILTAYTLTLGAVVPVTGYISEIFGTKKSFVFAIATFTMGSFLCGLSWSNGAMIVFRIIQALGGGMIMPVSMTMMMQAIPAKERGTAIGVWGIAALSAPAIGPTLGGYIIEKLDWRIIFYINVPIGIIGTFMALILLKDTGKNIFKKFDYIGFITSTIAMVSILYVLGEGANIDWEDIKNPILIVVGTFCAILFIINELGNENPLMELRVLKNFDFGISQIIQSILMFALMGGMYVMPVFLENIRGYTAMETGIILLPSALGQALMMPISGKLFDKIGAKIPCIIGVALLMVTSYKLAFIDVDTSKLYIETIMTARSIGIGLSFMPVTTFGLNAVELKLAGQASSLNNTIKQIAGALGVTIMTTMIQSRCDLNYERLSEQITPFNIAASGVINQIIGLYTQNAYSQVDANSTTIYTIIQFIYRQAYVDGIDYAISGATVATGIALLLVVFMRSKPKEKIEATF